A genomic segment from Marinifilum sp. JC120 encodes:
- a CDS encoding DNA-binding protein → MTPSPTLYTVREIADTLRIHPRTAYRLVQEGKIRGIKVGSQWRVPESSLLEYIESGLQAAPKKGKDDKKGSEQLKLPI, encoded by the coding sequence TTGACACCCTCGCCTACGCTATACACGGTACGTGAGATTGCCGACACGCTGAGAATCCACCCGAGAACTGCCTACAGGCTGGTTCAGGAGGGAAAGATTCGCGGTATCAAGGTTGGCAGCCAGTGGCGTGTGCCGGAAAGTTCCCTGCTGGAATACATTGAATCCGGCTTGCAGGCGGCTCCTAAGAAAGGGAAGGATGACAAGAAAGGTTCTGAGCAACTGAAACTGCCCATTTGA
- a CDS encoding DUF2959 domain-containing protein, protein MKNKIILSLIIALTLGLAGCQSAYYKTMESFGYHKRDILVSNVEKARESQEEASEQFKSALEKFSALTGFHGGDLQETYERLNDEYEHSEAAALEVRKRIDSVEEVGNDLFDEWNTELDQYTSRKLRNESRVKLSKTKSKFKRLLSAMRKAEKKIDPVLNVFRDQVLYLKHNLNAQAIASLKSELTTLEADIGRLIKEMQRSIDEADAFIKELKKN, encoded by the coding sequence CTGAAGAATAAAATAATCCTTTCCCTCATCATCGCCCTCACACTTGGGCTGGCCGGATGTCAGTCCGCCTATTACAAAACAATGGAAAGTTTCGGCTACCACAAGCGGGACATCCTTGTTTCAAACGTGGAAAAAGCCCGTGAATCACAGGAAGAAGCCAGCGAACAATTCAAGAGTGCGCTGGAGAAATTCAGTGCCCTGACCGGATTCCACGGCGGTGACCTTCAGGAAACATACGAACGCCTCAATGATGAATACGAGCACAGCGAAGCAGCGGCTCTGGAAGTACGCAAAAGAATCGACTCAGTTGAAGAAGTGGGAAATGACCTTTTTGATGAATGGAATACTGAACTTGACCAGTACACCAGCAGAAAACTGCGCAATGAAAGCCGGGTCAAACTTTCCAAGACTAAGAGCAAGTTCAAACGACTTCTCTCAGCCATGCGTAAAGCAGAAAAGAAAATCGATCCGGTGCTCAATGTTTTCCGGGATCAGGTTCTCTACCTGAAACACAACCTGAACGCGCAGGCCATTGCCTCGCTCAAGTCCGAGTTGACCACCCTTGAAGCCGATATCGGCAGGTTGATCAAGGAAATGCAGCGTTCAATCGATGAAGCCGACGCCTTTATTAAAGAATTGAAAAAGAATTAA
- a CDS encoding peptidyl-prolyl cis-trans isomerase, whose amino-acid sequence MKLFKILLVSALFCAALFAGTANAAESKVFVKLQTNMGNIVLELDKAKAPITVENFLRYVNEGHYSGTIFHRVIDGFMVQGGNFDKNMKKRATHAPIKNEARNGLYNDKYTVAMARTNDPHSATDQFFINVKDNAFLNFKSESGSGWGYAVFGKVIGGKKVVDKIAKTVTFRKGHFDDVPVKPITIIKAEELKQ is encoded by the coding sequence ATGAAACTTTTCAAAATATTGCTGGTCAGTGCCCTTTTCTGCGCGGCCCTTTTTGCAGGAACCGCCAATGCTGCCGAGTCCAAGGTTTTCGTTAAATTACAAACCAACATGGGTAACATCGTGCTGGAACTGGATAAAGCCAAAGCCCCCATTACCGTGGAAAACTTCCTGCGCTATGTAAACGAAGGCCACTACAGCGGAACCATCTTTCACCGCGTAATCGATGGTTTCATGGTTCAAGGCGGCAACTTCGATAAAAACATGAAGAAACGTGCCACACACGCTCCCATTAAAAACGAAGCCCGCAATGGCCTGTACAACGACAAGTACACCGTAGCCATGGCCCGCACCAATGATCCCCACTCCGCCACCGACCAGTTCTTCATCAACGTTAAAGATAACGCTTTCCTCAACTTCAAGTCCGAATCCGGCTCCGGCTGGGGCTACGCTGTTTTCGGCAAGGTCATCGGCGGGAAAAAAGTTGTCGATAAAATCGCCAAAACCGTAACCTTCCGCAAAGGCCACTTTGATGATGTTCCGGTTAAACCGATCACCATTATTAAAGCTGAAGAGCTTAAGCAGTAA